From the genome of Pukyongia salina, one region includes:
- the purL gene encoding phosphoribosylformylglycinamidine synthase — MIHFFGDVKNTVFAVQSSGDLSARTIEKLNWLFGNQPKIEQSAIADFFVGPRAAMVTPWSTNAVEITQNMHISGIIRIEEFHKVDEGYTDFDPMLAQKYKKLDQEIFDMHIDPEPIKQIHDIAAYNLSEGLALSDDEVDYLNNLSVKLNRPLTDSEVFGFSQVNSEHCRHKIFNGTFEIDGEEMASSLFKLIKKTSEVNPNDIVSAYKDNVAFVRGPEVEQFAPKSPDKPDYYQKTPFNSVISLKAETHNFPTTVEPFNGAATGSGGEIRDRLAGGKGSLPLAGTAVYMTSYSRLAENRPWEKAMDERPWLYQTPMDILIKASNGASDFGNKFGQPLIAGSVLTFEHVEDARKLGFDKVIMLAGGIGYGKASQAIKDVPEVGDKIVILGGENYRIGMGGAAVSSADTGEFESGIELNAVQRSNPEMQKRAANAVRGMVESEENPIVSIHDHGAGGHLNCLSELVEETGGHIDLDKLPVGDPTLSAKELIGNESQERMGLVIGGKDIDQLKRVADRERSPMYEVGEVTGDHAFCIESSSKGDKPMDFALEDMFGSSPKTIMRDRRMGRTYKDADLRPDKLHEYVSQLLQLEAVGCKDWLTNKVDRCVTGRVAKQQCAGPLQLPLNNCGVMALDYRGKEGVATSIGHSPISALVDPVAGSRNSITESLTNIVWAPLENGLKSVSLSANWMWPCNNEGEDARLYEAVKGVSDFAIELGINVPTGKDSLSMKQKYKDEEVIAPGTVIISAAGHCNDIKKVVEPVLQKNKGSIYYINISQDEFKVGGSSFAQILNVIGSEVPTVKSAAYVKLVFNTIQELISQGKVAAGHDVASGGLITTLLEMCFADNHLGARVDLSEVGNSFLNLLFAENCGLVIQASQDTELEKVLSEKNIEYFKIGSVTEGDQLQITHKETFEEFNIPEYRDIWYHTSYLLDQKQSGPEKALERFQNYKNQPLTYKFPAHFTGKLPQWDTSKPRIKAAVIREKGSNSEREMAYAMHLAGFDVKDVHMTDLIEGRETLEDIKFIAAVGGFSNSDVLGSAKGWAGAFLYNEKAKKALTGFFEKDDTLSLGVCNGCQLFIELGLINPEHENKPKMLHNDTGKFECSFTSVEIQENNSVMLSTLSGSKLGIWAAHGEGKFSFPLAEEHYNIVGKYGYEGLPANPNGSDYNTAILTDSTGRHLVIMPHLERSTFPWNWGYYPAEREDEVSPWLEGFVNARKWLEAK; from the coding sequence ATGATTCACTTTTTTGGAGATGTAAAAAACACTGTTTTTGCTGTCCAATCCTCCGGCGATCTTTCTGCACGAACCATAGAAAAACTTAATTGGTTATTTGGTAACCAACCCAAAATAGAACAGTCCGCAATAGCGGATTTTTTTGTTGGGCCACGTGCCGCCATGGTAACACCCTGGAGTACTAATGCCGTAGAGATAACCCAGAATATGCATATCTCCGGAATTATAAGGATAGAAGAATTTCACAAGGTGGACGAGGGATATACAGACTTTGACCCAATGCTTGCCCAGAAATACAAAAAATTGGATCAGGAAATTTTCGATATGCATATCGATCCGGAACCCATCAAACAAATACATGATATTGCGGCATACAACTTATCGGAGGGTTTGGCGCTAAGTGACGATGAAGTAGACTACCTTAACAATCTTTCGGTTAAACTCAACAGACCACTTACAGATAGTGAAGTATTTGGATTTAGCCAGGTGAATAGTGAGCACTGCAGGCACAAGATCTTCAATGGGACCTTCGAAATTGACGGTGAGGAAATGGCCTCCTCTCTCTTCAAACTAATTAAAAAGACTTCGGAAGTAAATCCTAATGATATAGTTTCAGCATATAAGGACAATGTTGCTTTTGTGCGCGGTCCTGAAGTGGAACAATTTGCACCCAAATCTCCGGACAAGCCGGATTATTATCAAAAAACCCCATTTAATAGTGTGATCTCTCTTAAAGCAGAAACACACAACTTTCCCACTACTGTTGAACCCTTTAATGGGGCTGCCACCGGAAGTGGTGGTGAGATTAGGGACCGCCTGGCGGGCGGCAAGGGTTCTTTGCCATTAGCTGGTACGGCCGTTTACATGACCTCTTACTCACGGTTAGCAGAAAACAGACCCTGGGAAAAAGCCATGGATGAACGCCCATGGTTGTATCAAACCCCAATGGATATTCTAATAAAAGCCAGTAATGGAGCATCCGATTTCGGGAATAAATTTGGTCAACCCCTTATTGCAGGGTCCGTGCTCACCTTCGAGCATGTTGAAGATGCCCGTAAATTAGGGTTCGATAAAGTAATTATGTTGGCGGGAGGAATTGGCTACGGAAAAGCTTCCCAGGCCATCAAAGATGTACCCGAAGTTGGAGATAAGATCGTTATCCTGGGTGGCGAGAACTACCGTATAGGTATGGGTGGAGCCGCGGTTTCCTCTGCAGATACGGGTGAATTTGAAAGTGGGATCGAGCTTAACGCCGTGCAACGATCTAATCCCGAAATGCAGAAACGAGCAGCTAATGCTGTACGCGGGATGGTGGAAAGTGAAGAAAACCCCATTGTATCTATTCACGATCACGGTGCCGGTGGACACCTTAATTGCCTTAGCGAACTGGTGGAAGAGACAGGCGGCCATATCGACCTGGACAAATTGCCTGTAGGAGATCCAACGCTTTCAGCCAAAGAACTTATTGGGAACGAATCCCAGGAACGTATGGGGCTGGTGATTGGCGGAAAAGATATAGACCAATTAAAACGAGTGGCAGATCGCGAACGCTCTCCAATGTACGAAGTTGGTGAGGTAACCGGAGATCACGCGTTCTGTATTGAAAGCAGCAGCAAAGGGGATAAACCCATGGATTTCGCGCTGGAAGATATGTTTGGGAGTTCCCCAAAAACGATAATGAGAGACCGTAGGATGGGACGCACTTATAAGGACGCAGACCTCCGCCCTGATAAATTGCACGAATACGTGTCGCAGTTATTACAACTGGAAGCCGTTGGTTGCAAGGATTGGCTTACAAATAAAGTAGATCGATGCGTAACAGGACGCGTGGCCAAACAGCAATGTGCCGGACCCCTTCAACTTCCGTTGAACAACTGCGGGGTGATGGCGCTGGACTATCGCGGCAAGGAAGGTGTAGCCACCTCAATTGGACACTCGCCGATAAGCGCTTTAGTGGATCCTGTTGCAGGATCTCGTAATTCGATCACAGAATCCCTAACTAATATAGTCTGGGCCCCGTTGGAGAATGGCTTAAAAAGTGTGTCTCTTTCCGCAAACTGGATGTGGCCATGCAACAACGAAGGAGAAGACGCCAGGTTATACGAAGCAGTAAAAGGAGTAAGTGACTTTGCCATCGAGCTGGGAATAAACGTTCCTACCGGAAAGGATTCGCTATCTATGAAGCAGAAGTATAAAGATGAGGAGGTGATAGCGCCGGGTACTGTTATCATATCGGCTGCAGGGCATTGTAATGATATAAAAAAGGTGGTCGAGCCCGTTTTGCAGAAAAATAAAGGAAGTATTTACTATATCAATATCTCGCAGGATGAGTTTAAGGTAGGAGGCTCATCGTTCGCACAGATCCTCAATGTTATTGGATCTGAAGTTCCTACTGTGAAAAGCGCAGCCTATGTGAAATTAGTTTTTAATACCATTCAAGAACTTATTTCTCAAGGGAAAGTCGCGGCGGGTCACGACGTAGCTTCGGGTGGGCTTATAACCACTCTGCTCGAAATGTGCTTTGCAGATAATCACTTAGGGGCCAGGGTGGATCTTTCGGAAGTTGGCAATTCTTTTCTAAATTTACTTTTTGCTGAAAATTGCGGTCTAGTGATTCAGGCATCACAAGATACTGAACTAGAAAAGGTTCTTTCAGAAAAAAATATTGAATACTTTAAAATTGGAAGTGTAACTGAAGGTGATCAACTTCAAATAACTCATAAAGAGACTTTTGAAGAATTTAATATCCCCGAATACAGGGATATATGGTACCACACTTCATATTTGCTTGACCAAAAACAGAGTGGCCCTGAAAAAGCCCTTGAGCGATTTCAGAATTATAAGAATCAGCCTCTCACCTACAAATTTCCTGCACATTTTACAGGGAAACTACCCCAATGGGATACTTCCAAGCCACGAATCAAAGCGGCTGTTATAAGAGAGAAAGGAAGTAACAGCGAACGTGAGATGGCCTATGCCATGCATTTGGCGGGATTCGATGTGAAGGATGTTCACATGACCGATCTTATCGAAGGCCGTGAAACTTTGGAAGATATAAAGTTCATTGCCGCGGTTGGAGGGTTTTCTAACAGTGATGTCCTGGGCAGCGCCAAGGGATGGGCCGGTGCATTCTTGTATAACGAAAAAGCTAAGAAAGCTCTTACCGGGTTCTTCGAGAAGGATGATACGCTCTCACTGGGAGTTTGTAATGGTTGCCAGTTATTTATAGAACTTGGACTCATCAATCCTGAGCACGAAAACAAGCCTAAAATGCTGCATAATGATACGGGTAAGTTTGAGTGTTCCTTTACCTCGGTAGAGATCCAGGAGAACAATTCGGTTATGCTATCCACCTTATCGGGAAGCAAACTGGGGATCTGGGCAGCACATGGAGAAGGGAAGTTTAGTTTTCCTTTAGCTGAAGAACATTACAATATAGTAGGAAAATACGGTTACGAAGGCCTACCGGCCAATCCGAACGGCAGTGACTATAATACGGCTATTCTAACAGATAGCAC